A DNA window from Bos indicus x Bos taurus breed Angus x Brahman F1 hybrid chromosome 16, Bos_hybrid_MaternalHap_v2.0, whole genome shotgun sequence contains the following coding sequences:
- the LOC113906990 gene encoding receptor-type tyrosine-protein phosphatase V-like isoform X5 yields MPGCSRGDYCWHSGAREPARPDCPLPASASGRLSPEGTGRASGVSRLCPPQGVASPGLRLFLPGKPAAEEHRRLPGMRPPVLFVAILWLPGFLAKEGECQPPEEGPSWASGGSPLRVTVSSRGRSASLTLNWDAPGPGGLGRTLRLSRLSPRGSPEGQLLQAHTNASSFEFRDLVPGSRYQLEVTAVRPCGQNASLSLTALTAPSTVQDLKLHGSESPSSLEASWGSAPGGQDGYQLVLCHLESQTVVHNVSTSAGTLSYNFSHLLPGSEYGLEITTWAAHLQAKTSTRQWTAPVPPGQLALRALGTRALRASWYSSGGAAWLHLLLTDLLSGFNLTAGVTRGVSSHTFPCLSPGTPYTLKLSAVAGPHWAVGPSATEWTRPSTPRDLGLAPQPPGLRASWKVGPGAREGYLLRLSGPVDKTLSLGPGALNITFLRPLPSGHYALELRVLAGPYEARAQATAWLGDALAQRPQGSGTELPLDRPEASEEPGSQILPYTEGAPCLLRNVSGAPGVTLVTLHGPGARSQVDAVSALGTASASPTGHTGPPTPQSLEVTGRDSPSTLTIGWAPAAGPREGYRVSWHQEGSQSSPGGLVNLGPDNTSLMLPDLVPGSCYTVSVWTRAGNLSSSIQRARACTLPAPPVSLSLGLAAQPPALRAVWSPPAGGRDGFLLRLYCLRPPALEGQDTLGPEVQTFSWTRLAPGTEFLVWLATLRGPDESSAANATGWTRPLAPALVNVTSEGATQLRASWVHALGGRDGYRVTLYQAGVQVRSSPVGAHVDSASFLALTPGTEYKVEVVTQAGPLRAVAASAAGWTPPVVPAELLVSMQAGSAVVSLAWASGPLGHGACHAQLSGARLLSREQPLALGQARLVLRDLTPGRNLSLTVQCRAGPLQASTHPVLLPVEPDPVEDVQCQPEATRLALVWTVPTGDVDTCLVVAEQLAAGGAAQLIFRANTSGGALLLAPLAPAASYRLSLSVLGRNGLWSRVVSLVCATVPEAWHPPELAAAPRLEPETGMGVLIAQGMFGEEDGQIQWYGVIASTNMSLARPPREAINCTWFDHYYGGRDAYLAVLLSNPFYAGPWAAPTSWPVPVGTDDCGQTRDICNGRLRPGSRYRFSVVAFSRHSPDTLIAFSAFSEPRTSPSWAVPLPVTAGIVASVLALVWLGLLCGRRVKGQRAEKSLRSQELTAYNLRRTHRPIPAHSFQQSFESKSAHACQAFFQEFEELKEVGKEQPRLEAEHPANSTKNRYPHVLPYDHSRVRLALLDGKPHSDYINASFIPGYTHPQEFIATQGPLKKTLADFWRLVWEQQVHVIVMLTVGMENGRVLCEHYWPADSSPVTHGPVTICLLAEQPQDEWTTREFQLHHAAQQQLRRVKQLQFTTWPDHSVPEAPSSLLAFVELAREQARAAVGAGPLLVHCSAGVGRSGTFVALWRLLRQLEEEQVVDAFHAVHMLRLHRPLMIQTPSQYVFLHRCLLSRVLEGPPSSRTAEVAETHSGHWAAPGTPHVAGAPCRPQPIPVRNFARVCAERAADGNAGFLGEHQLLLQALKNEAGSGMPSPRDGCCHERPPSAESGPAGEMLEAWLFPGGPSGRDHVVLTGPAGPAELWELVWEHGACVLVSLCPPDPQEKEFWPTETQPVVTDTVTVRWVADGSAAGWPCTFLHVTHASGKERPVQRLQFPCGEPGQVLPPETLLPFLAAVGRCCPWDTEQPGTLLSHCRCRWTGPRGAGGAHMASWLGARARRHGPLLALSRHPLGTCAPQPRPRLAVALLGVLPWPPSPPAQAPGAPPT; encoded by the exons ATGCCAGGATGCAGCAGGGGAGACTACTGTTGGCACTCAGGAGCCAGGGAGCCAGCACGCCCAGACTGCCCGCTGCCCGCCTCTGCGTCCGGCCGGCTCTCCCCAGAAGGAACA GGCAGGGCATCGGGAGTCAGCCGTCTCTGCCCACCCCAGGGCGTTGCTTCTCCAGGTCTGCGTCTCTTCCTGCCTGGAAAGCCAGCTGCTGAAGAGCACCGGAG ACTCCCTGGAATGAGACCCCCAGTCCTGTTCGTGGCGATCCTCTGGCTCCCAGGCTTCTTGGCCAAG GAAGGCGAGTGCCAGCCCCCAGAAGAGGGTCCCAGCTGGGCGAGTGGAG GATCGCCTCTGAGGGTGACGGTCAGCAGCCGGGGCAGGTCTGCCAGCCTCACGCTGAACTGGGACGCCCCAGGGCCAGGTGGGCTCGGCCGCACCCTCCGCCTCAGCCGGCTGAGCCCCCGTGGCTCCCCTGAAGGGCAGCTGCTCCAGGCTCACACCAACGCGTCCAGCTTCGAGTTCCGGGACCTGGTGCCAGGAAGTCGCTACCAGCTGGAGGTGACGGCCGTGCGCCCCTGCGGGCAGAACGCCAGCCTCAGCCTCACTGCGCTCACAG CCCCGTCCACTGTCCAGGACCTGAAGCTCCACGGCTCTGAGAGCCCATCCAGCCTGGAGGCCTCGTGGGGCTCTGCTCCCGGGGGGCAGGATGGCTATCAGCTTGTCCTCTGCCATCTGGAGTCCCAGACAGTGGTTCACAATGTCTCCACGTCCGCCGGCACCCTGTCCTACAATTTTAGCCACCTCTTACCGGGCAGTGAGTACGGCTTGGAGATTACCACCTGGGCCGCCCACCTCCAAGCGAAGACCAGCACTCGCCAGTGGACAG CTCCTGTGCCTCCAGGGCAGCTGGCGCTGCGCGCCCTGGGCACCAGAGCCCTGCGGGCTTCCTGGTACAGCTCTGGGGGGGCCGCCTGGCTGCACCTCCTGCTCACGGACCTCCTCAGTGGCTTCAACCTGACGGCAGGCGTCACACGAGGTGTCTCCAGTCACACCTTCCCGTGCCTCTCTCCTGGAACTCCCTACACGCTGAAACTTAGCGCTGTCGCTGGGCCTCATTGGGCAGTGGGGCCCAGTGCCACTGAGTGGACCC GTCCCTCCACGCCCCGGGACCTGGGGCTcgctccccagcccccagggctcAGGGCCAGCTGGAAGGTGGGCCCGGGGGCCCGGGAGGGTTACCTGCTCAGGCTGAGCGGGCCTGTGGACAAGACCCTAAGTTTGGGCCCTGGGGCCCTCAACATCACGTTCCTGAGGCCCCTGCCATCTGGACACTACGCTCTGGAGCTGAGAGTTCTGGCAGGGCCCTACGAGGCCCGGGCCCAGGCCACTGCCTGGCTGGGCG ATGCTCTAGCCCAGCGCCCGCAGGGCAGTGGTACCGAGCTGCCCCTGGACAGGCCGGAGGCCAGCGAGGAGCCTGGGAGCCAGATACTGCCCTACACCGAGGGAGccccctgcctcctcagaaatgtCTCGGGGGCACCTGGTGTCACCCTGGTCACACTCCACGGGCCTGGGGCCCGCTCCCAGGTGGACGCTGTTTCCGCTCTGGGCACTGCCTCCGCAAGCCCCACAGGCCACACCG GGCCCCCCACGCCACAGTCACTCGAGGTCACCGGCAGGGATAGCCCCTCCACCTTGACCATTGGCTGGGCCCCAGCAGCAGGGCCGCGGGAAGGCTACAGGGTCAGCTGGCACCAGGAGGGCAGCCAGAGCTCGCCGGGCGGTCTTGTCAACTTGGGCCCAGACAACACCAGCCTGATGCTGCCGGATCTGGTGCCCGGTTCCTGCTACACCGTGTCTGTATGGACTCGGGCGGGAAACCTCAGCTCCAGCATCCAAAGGGCTCGCGCCTGCACAC TCCCTGCGCCGCCCGTCAGCCTGAGCCTGGGCCTGGCcgcccagccccctgccctgaGGGCAGTCTGGAGCCCCCCCGCGGGGGGCAGGGACGGCTTTCTCCTGCGGCTCTACTGCCTGCGGCCCCCGGCTCTGGAGGGCCAGGACACCCTGGGCCCTGAGGTGCAGACCTTCTCCTGGACCCGGCTGGCTCCAGGCACTGAGTTCCTGGTGTGGTTGGCCACCCTGCGGGGCCCCGACGAGAGCAGCGCTGCCAACGCCACGGGCTGGACGC GCCCCCTCGCCCCTGCCCTGGTGAATGTGACCAGTGAAGGCGCCACCCAGCTCCGGGCGTCCTGGGTCCACGCGCTGGGGGGCCGGGATGGCTACCGGGTGACCCTGTACCAGGCGGGCGTCCAGGTGCGCTCCAGCCCCGTGGGGGCCCATGTGGACAGCGCCAGCTTCTTGGCTCTGACTCCGGGCACTGAGTACAAGGTGGAGGTGGTCACGCAGGCCGGGCCCCTCCGTGCGGTGGCAGCCAGCGCTGCCGGCTGGACCC CCCCAGTGGTGCCCGCAGAGCTGCTGGTGTCCATGCAGGCGGGCAGCGCCGTGGTCAGCCTGGCCTGGGCCAGCGGCCCCCTGGGGCACGGAGCCTGCCATGCGCAGCTCTCGGGGGCCAGGCTCCTGTCCCGGGAGCAGCCCCTGGCCCTGGGCCAAGCCCGCCTGGTCCTGAGGGACCTCACGCCTGGACGCAACCTGTCCTTGACGGTGCAGTGCCGGGCAGGGCCCCTCCAGGCCTCCACACACCCTGTGCTGCTGCCCGTGG AGCCTGACCCGGTGGAGGACGTGCAGTGCCAGCCCGAGGCCACGCGCCTGGCCCTGGTCTGGACAGTGCCCACGGGGGATGTGGACACCTGTCTGGTGGTGGCGGAGCAGCTGGCAGCGGGAGGGGCCGCCCAGCTCATCTTCCGGGCCAACACCTCCGGGGGCGCCCTCCTGCTGGCCCCCCTGGCGCCCGCTGCGTCCTACCGCCTCAGCCTCTCGGTGCTGGGCAGGAACGGCCTGTGGAGCCGGGTGGTCAGCCTGGTGTGCGCCACTGTGCCCGAGG CCTGGCACCCCCCGGAGCTGGCCGCAGCCCCCCGGCTGGAGCCCGAGACGGGGATGGGTGTGCTGATCGCCCAGGGCATGTTTGGCGAGGAGGACGGGCAGATCCAGTGGTATGGGGTCATCGCCAGCACCAACATGTCGC TGGCCCGGCCTCCCCGCGAAGCCATCAACTGCACGTGGTTCGACCACTACTACGGGGGCCGCGACGCCTACCTGGCCGTGCTGCTCTCCAACCCCTTCTACGCCGGGCCCTGGGCCGCGCCCACATCCTGGCCGGTGCCTGTGGGCACAGACGACTGCGGCCAGACCCGCGACATATGTAACGGGCGGCTCAGGCCAGGCTCCCGGTATCG GTTCAGTGTCGTGGCCTTTTCCAGGCATAGCCCTGACACCCTCATCGCCTTCTCAGCCTTTTCAG AGCCCCGGACCAGCCCGTCCTGGGCGGTGCCCCTCCCAGTGACAGCGGGCATCGTGGCCAGCGTGCTAGCCCTGGTCTGGCTGGGCCTGCTGTGCGGGAGGCGAGTGAAGGGGCAAAG GGCGGAGAAGAGCCTGCGCTCCCAGGAGCTGACGGCTTACAACCTGCG GCGGACCCACCGGCCCATCCCCGCGCACAGCTTCCAGCAGAGCTTTGAGAGCAAGAGTGCCCACGCCTGCCAGGCCTTCTTTCAGGAGTTTGAG GAGCTGAAGGAGGTGGGCAAGGAGCAGCCTAGGCTGGAGGCTGAGCACCCTGCCAACAGTACCAAGAACCGCTACCCTCACGTGCTGCCCT ACGACCACTCCCGGGTCAGGCTGGCCCTGCTGGACGGGAAGCCCCACTCTGACTACATCAACGCTAGCTTCATTCCG GGCTACACCCACCCGCAGGAGTTCATCGCCACCCAGGGGCCTCTCAAGAAGACCCTGGCGGACTTTTGGAGGCTGGTGTGGGAGCAGCAGGTCCACGTCATCGTCATGCTGACGGTGGGCATGGAGAACGGGCGG GTGCTGTGCGAGCACTACTGGCCAGCCGACTCCAGCCCGGTCACCCACGGGCCCGTCACCATCTGCCTGCTGGCCGAGCAGCCCCAGGACGAGTGGACCACGCGGGAATTCCAGCTGCACCAC gctgcccAGCAGCAGCTGCGGAGGGTGAAGCAGCTGCAGTTCACCACCTGGCCGGACCACAGTGTCCCCGAGGCCCCCAGCTCCCTGCTGGCTTTTGTGGAGCTGGCCCGGGAGCAGGCGAGGGCTGCCGTGGGCGCAGGGCCCCTCCTGGTGCACTGCAG CGCGGGTGTGGGCCGCTCGGGCACCTTCGTGGCCCTGTGGCGGCTGCTGCGGcagctggaggaggagcaggtggTGGACGCGTTCCACGCGGTGCACATGCTGCGCCTGCACCGGCCACTCATGATCCAGACCCCG AGCCAGTACGTCTTCCTGCACAGATGCCTCCTGAGCAGGGTCCTGGAAGGGCCCCCCAGCAGCCGCACTGCTGA GGTTGCAGAGACCCACAGCGGGCACTGGGCAGCCCCGGGCACCCCCCATGTGGCCGGTGCCCCCTGCAGGCCACAGCCCATCCCCGTGAGGAACTTTGCCCGGGTGTGCGCGGAGCGGGCTGCCGACGGCAACGCGGGCTTCCTTGGGGAGCACCAG CTCCTGCTCCAGGCCCTGAAAAACGAGGCCGGCTCTGGGATGCCGTCTCCCCGGG ATGGCTGTTGTCACGAGCGGCCCCCTTCGGCAGAGAGCGGCCCGGCTGGGGAGATGCTTGAAGCCTGGCTCTTCCCC GGCGGGCCCTCTGGCCGCGACCATGTGGTGCTGACTGGCCCCGCGGGGCCAgctgaactctgggagctggtgtggGAGCATGGGGCCTGCGTGCTGGTCTCCTTGTGCCCACCGGACCCCCAGGAGAAG GAATTCTGGCCCACGGAGACGCAGCCGGTCGTCACAGACACGGTGACCGTGCGCTGGGTGGCGGATGGCAGTGCTGCAGGCTGGCCCTGCACCTTCCTTCACGTCACACAC GCGAGCGGGAAGGAGAGGCCGGTGCAGCGGCTGCAGTTTCCATGCGGGGAGCCGGGCCAGGTGCTCCCCCCCGAGACCCTGCTGCCCTTCCTGGCCGCCGTGGGCCGGTGCTGCCCCTGGGACACTGAGCAGCCAGGCACGCTGCTCAGCCACTGCAGGTGCCGCTGGACGGGGCCCCGGGGAGCGGGCGGAGCACACATGGCCTCCTGGCTCGGGGCAAGGGCCAGACGACATGGCCCCCTCCTCGCTCTGTCCCGACACCCTCTGGGAACCTGTGCCCCTCAGCCTAGGCCCAGGCTGGCGGTGGCTCTCCTGGGTGTCCTTCCCTGGCCCCCCAGCCCCCCGGCCCAGGCCCCAGGTGCTCCTCCAACTTGA
- the LOC113906990 gene encoding receptor-type tyrosine-protein phosphatase V-like isoform X4, translated as MPGCSRGDYCWHSGAREPARPDCPLPASASGRLSPEGTGRASGVSRLCPPQGVASPGLRLFLPGKPAAEEHRRLPGMRPPVLFVAILWLPGFLAKEGECQPPEEGPSWASGGSPLRVTVSSRGRSASLTLNWDAPGPGGLGRTLRLSRLSPRGSPEGQLLQAHTNASSFEFRDLVPGSRYQLEVTAVRPCGQNASLSLTALTAPSTVQDLKLHGSESPSSLEASWGSAPGGQDGYQLVLCHLESQTVVHNVSTSAGTLSYNFSHLLPGSEYGLEITTWAAHLQAKTSTRQWTAPVPPGQLALRALGTRALRASWYSSGGAAWLHLLLTDLLSGFNLTAGVTRGVSSHTFPCLSPGTPYTLKLSAVAGPHWAVGPSATEWTRPSTPRDLGLAPQPPGLRASWKVGPGAREGYLLRLSGPVDKTLSLGPGALNITFLRPLPSGHYALELRVLAGPYEARAQATAWLGDALAQRPQGSGTELPLDRPEASEEPGSQILPYTEGAPCLLRNVSGAPGVTLVTLHGPGARSQVDAVSALGTASASPTGHTGPPTPQSLEVTGRDSPSTLTIGWAPAAGPREGYRVSWHQEGSQSSPGGLVNLGPDNTSLMLPDLVPGSCYTVSVWTRAGNLSSSIQRARACTLPAPPVSLSLGLAAQPPALRAVWSPPAGGRDGFLLRLYCLRPPALEGQDTLGPEVQTFSWTRLAPGTEFLVWLATLRGPDESSAANATGWTRPLAPALVNVTSEGATQLRASWVHALGGRDGYRVTLYQAGVQVRSSPVGAHVDSASFLALTPGTEYKVEVVTQAGPLRAVAASAAGWTPPVVPAELLVSMQAGSAVVSLAWASGPLGHGACHAQLSGARLLSREQPLALGQARLVLRDLTPGRNLSLTVQCRAGPLQASTHPVLLPVEPDPVEDVQCQPEATRLALVWTVPTGDVDTCLVVAEQLAAGGAAQLIFRANTSGGALLLAPLAPAASYRLSLSVLGRNGLWSRVVSLVCATVPEAWHPPELAAAPRLEPETGMGVLIAQGMFGEEDGQIQWYGVIASTNMSLARPPREAINCTWFDHYYGGRDAYLAVLLSNPFYAGPWAAPTSWPVPVGTDDCGQTRDICNGRLRPGSRYRFSVVAFSRHSPDTLIAFSAFSEPRTSPSWAVPLPVTAGIVASVLALVWLGLLCGRRVKGQRAEKSLRSQELTAYNLRRTHRPIPAHSFQQSFESKSAHACQAFFQEFEELKEVGKEQPRLEAEHPANSTKNRYPHVLPYDHSRVRLALLDGKPHSDYINASFIPGYTHPQEFIATQGPLKKTLADFWRLVWEQQVHVIVMLTVGMENGRVLCEHYWPADSSPVTHGPVTICLLAEQPQDEWTTREFQLHHAAQQQLRRVKQLQFTTWPDHSVPEAPSSLLAFVELAREQARAAVGAGPLLVHCSAGVGRSGTFVALWRLLRQLEEEQVVDAFHAVHMLRLHRPLMIQTPSQYVFLHRCLLSRVLEGPPSSRTAEVAETHSGHWAAPGTPHVAGAPCRPQPIPVRNFARVCAERAADGNAGFLGEHQLLLQALKNEAGSGMPSPRDGCCHERPPSAESGPAGEMLEAWLFPGGPSGRDHVVLTGPAGPAELWELVWEHGACVLVSLCPPDPQEKEFWPTETQPVVTDTVTVRWVADGSAAGWPCTFLHVTHKASGKERPVQRLQFPCGEPGQVLPPETLLPFLAAVGRCCPWDTEQPGTLLSHCRCRWTGPRGAGGAHMASWLGARARRHGPLLALSRHPLGTCAPQPRPRLAVALLGVLPWPPSPPAQAPGAPPT; from the exons ATGCCAGGATGCAGCAGGGGAGACTACTGTTGGCACTCAGGAGCCAGGGAGCCAGCACGCCCAGACTGCCCGCTGCCCGCCTCTGCGTCCGGCCGGCTCTCCCCAGAAGGAACA GGCAGGGCATCGGGAGTCAGCCGTCTCTGCCCACCCCAGGGCGTTGCTTCTCCAGGTCTGCGTCTCTTCCTGCCTGGAAAGCCAGCTGCTGAAGAGCACCGGAG ACTCCCTGGAATGAGACCCCCAGTCCTGTTCGTGGCGATCCTCTGGCTCCCAGGCTTCTTGGCCAAG GAAGGCGAGTGCCAGCCCCCAGAAGAGGGTCCCAGCTGGGCGAGTGGAG GATCGCCTCTGAGGGTGACGGTCAGCAGCCGGGGCAGGTCTGCCAGCCTCACGCTGAACTGGGACGCCCCAGGGCCAGGTGGGCTCGGCCGCACCCTCCGCCTCAGCCGGCTGAGCCCCCGTGGCTCCCCTGAAGGGCAGCTGCTCCAGGCTCACACCAACGCGTCCAGCTTCGAGTTCCGGGACCTGGTGCCAGGAAGTCGCTACCAGCTGGAGGTGACGGCCGTGCGCCCCTGCGGGCAGAACGCCAGCCTCAGCCTCACTGCGCTCACAG CCCCGTCCACTGTCCAGGACCTGAAGCTCCACGGCTCTGAGAGCCCATCCAGCCTGGAGGCCTCGTGGGGCTCTGCTCCCGGGGGGCAGGATGGCTATCAGCTTGTCCTCTGCCATCTGGAGTCCCAGACAGTGGTTCACAATGTCTCCACGTCCGCCGGCACCCTGTCCTACAATTTTAGCCACCTCTTACCGGGCAGTGAGTACGGCTTGGAGATTACCACCTGGGCCGCCCACCTCCAAGCGAAGACCAGCACTCGCCAGTGGACAG CTCCTGTGCCTCCAGGGCAGCTGGCGCTGCGCGCCCTGGGCACCAGAGCCCTGCGGGCTTCCTGGTACAGCTCTGGGGGGGCCGCCTGGCTGCACCTCCTGCTCACGGACCTCCTCAGTGGCTTCAACCTGACGGCAGGCGTCACACGAGGTGTCTCCAGTCACACCTTCCCGTGCCTCTCTCCTGGAACTCCCTACACGCTGAAACTTAGCGCTGTCGCTGGGCCTCATTGGGCAGTGGGGCCCAGTGCCACTGAGTGGACCC GTCCCTCCACGCCCCGGGACCTGGGGCTcgctccccagcccccagggctcAGGGCCAGCTGGAAGGTGGGCCCGGGGGCCCGGGAGGGTTACCTGCTCAGGCTGAGCGGGCCTGTGGACAAGACCCTAAGTTTGGGCCCTGGGGCCCTCAACATCACGTTCCTGAGGCCCCTGCCATCTGGACACTACGCTCTGGAGCTGAGAGTTCTGGCAGGGCCCTACGAGGCCCGGGCCCAGGCCACTGCCTGGCTGGGCG ATGCTCTAGCCCAGCGCCCGCAGGGCAGTGGTACCGAGCTGCCCCTGGACAGGCCGGAGGCCAGCGAGGAGCCTGGGAGCCAGATACTGCCCTACACCGAGGGAGccccctgcctcctcagaaatgtCTCGGGGGCACCTGGTGTCACCCTGGTCACACTCCACGGGCCTGGGGCCCGCTCCCAGGTGGACGCTGTTTCCGCTCTGGGCACTGCCTCCGCAAGCCCCACAGGCCACACCG GGCCCCCCACGCCACAGTCACTCGAGGTCACCGGCAGGGATAGCCCCTCCACCTTGACCATTGGCTGGGCCCCAGCAGCAGGGCCGCGGGAAGGCTACAGGGTCAGCTGGCACCAGGAGGGCAGCCAGAGCTCGCCGGGCGGTCTTGTCAACTTGGGCCCAGACAACACCAGCCTGATGCTGCCGGATCTGGTGCCCGGTTCCTGCTACACCGTGTCTGTATGGACTCGGGCGGGAAACCTCAGCTCCAGCATCCAAAGGGCTCGCGCCTGCACAC TCCCTGCGCCGCCCGTCAGCCTGAGCCTGGGCCTGGCcgcccagccccctgccctgaGGGCAGTCTGGAGCCCCCCCGCGGGGGGCAGGGACGGCTTTCTCCTGCGGCTCTACTGCCTGCGGCCCCCGGCTCTGGAGGGCCAGGACACCCTGGGCCCTGAGGTGCAGACCTTCTCCTGGACCCGGCTGGCTCCAGGCACTGAGTTCCTGGTGTGGTTGGCCACCCTGCGGGGCCCCGACGAGAGCAGCGCTGCCAACGCCACGGGCTGGACGC GCCCCCTCGCCCCTGCCCTGGTGAATGTGACCAGTGAAGGCGCCACCCAGCTCCGGGCGTCCTGGGTCCACGCGCTGGGGGGCCGGGATGGCTACCGGGTGACCCTGTACCAGGCGGGCGTCCAGGTGCGCTCCAGCCCCGTGGGGGCCCATGTGGACAGCGCCAGCTTCTTGGCTCTGACTCCGGGCACTGAGTACAAGGTGGAGGTGGTCACGCAGGCCGGGCCCCTCCGTGCGGTGGCAGCCAGCGCTGCCGGCTGGACCC CCCCAGTGGTGCCCGCAGAGCTGCTGGTGTCCATGCAGGCGGGCAGCGCCGTGGTCAGCCTGGCCTGGGCCAGCGGCCCCCTGGGGCACGGAGCCTGCCATGCGCAGCTCTCGGGGGCCAGGCTCCTGTCCCGGGAGCAGCCCCTGGCCCTGGGCCAAGCCCGCCTGGTCCTGAGGGACCTCACGCCTGGACGCAACCTGTCCTTGACGGTGCAGTGCCGGGCAGGGCCCCTCCAGGCCTCCACACACCCTGTGCTGCTGCCCGTGG AGCCTGACCCGGTGGAGGACGTGCAGTGCCAGCCCGAGGCCACGCGCCTGGCCCTGGTCTGGACAGTGCCCACGGGGGATGTGGACACCTGTCTGGTGGTGGCGGAGCAGCTGGCAGCGGGAGGGGCCGCCCAGCTCATCTTCCGGGCCAACACCTCCGGGGGCGCCCTCCTGCTGGCCCCCCTGGCGCCCGCTGCGTCCTACCGCCTCAGCCTCTCGGTGCTGGGCAGGAACGGCCTGTGGAGCCGGGTGGTCAGCCTGGTGTGCGCCACTGTGCCCGAGG CCTGGCACCCCCCGGAGCTGGCCGCAGCCCCCCGGCTGGAGCCCGAGACGGGGATGGGTGTGCTGATCGCCCAGGGCATGTTTGGCGAGGAGGACGGGCAGATCCAGTGGTATGGGGTCATCGCCAGCACCAACATGTCGC TGGCCCGGCCTCCCCGCGAAGCCATCAACTGCACGTGGTTCGACCACTACTACGGGGGCCGCGACGCCTACCTGGCCGTGCTGCTCTCCAACCCCTTCTACGCCGGGCCCTGGGCCGCGCCCACATCCTGGCCGGTGCCTGTGGGCACAGACGACTGCGGCCAGACCCGCGACATATGTAACGGGCGGCTCAGGCCAGGCTCCCGGTATCG GTTCAGTGTCGTGGCCTTTTCCAGGCATAGCCCTGACACCCTCATCGCCTTCTCAGCCTTTTCAG AGCCCCGGACCAGCCCGTCCTGGGCGGTGCCCCTCCCAGTGACAGCGGGCATCGTGGCCAGCGTGCTAGCCCTGGTCTGGCTGGGCCTGCTGTGCGGGAGGCGAGTGAAGGGGCAAAG GGCGGAGAAGAGCCTGCGCTCCCAGGAGCTGACGGCTTACAACCTGCG GCGGACCCACCGGCCCATCCCCGCGCACAGCTTCCAGCAGAGCTTTGAGAGCAAGAGTGCCCACGCCTGCCAGGCCTTCTTTCAGGAGTTTGAG GAGCTGAAGGAGGTGGGCAAGGAGCAGCCTAGGCTGGAGGCTGAGCACCCTGCCAACAGTACCAAGAACCGCTACCCTCACGTGCTGCCCT ACGACCACTCCCGGGTCAGGCTGGCCCTGCTGGACGGGAAGCCCCACTCTGACTACATCAACGCTAGCTTCATTCCG GGCTACACCCACCCGCAGGAGTTCATCGCCACCCAGGGGCCTCTCAAGAAGACCCTGGCGGACTTTTGGAGGCTGGTGTGGGAGCAGCAGGTCCACGTCATCGTCATGCTGACGGTGGGCATGGAGAACGGGCGG GTGCTGTGCGAGCACTACTGGCCAGCCGACTCCAGCCCGGTCACCCACGGGCCCGTCACCATCTGCCTGCTGGCCGAGCAGCCCCAGGACGAGTGGACCACGCGGGAATTCCAGCTGCACCAC gctgcccAGCAGCAGCTGCGGAGGGTGAAGCAGCTGCAGTTCACCACCTGGCCGGACCACAGTGTCCCCGAGGCCCCCAGCTCCCTGCTGGCTTTTGTGGAGCTGGCCCGGGAGCAGGCGAGGGCTGCCGTGGGCGCAGGGCCCCTCCTGGTGCACTGCAG CGCGGGTGTGGGCCGCTCGGGCACCTTCGTGGCCCTGTGGCGGCTGCTGCGGcagctggaggaggagcaggtggTGGACGCGTTCCACGCGGTGCACATGCTGCGCCTGCACCGGCCACTCATGATCCAGACCCCG AGCCAGTACGTCTTCCTGCACAGATGCCTCCTGAGCAGGGTCCTGGAAGGGCCCCCCAGCAGCCGCACTGCTGA GGTTGCAGAGACCCACAGCGGGCACTGGGCAGCCCCGGGCACCCCCCATGTGGCCGGTGCCCCCTGCAGGCCACAGCCCATCCCCGTGAGGAACTTTGCCCGGGTGTGCGCGGAGCGGGCTGCCGACGGCAACGCGGGCTTCCTTGGGGAGCACCAG CTCCTGCTCCAGGCCCTGAAAAACGAGGCCGGCTCTGGGATGCCGTCTCCCCGGG ATGGCTGTTGTCACGAGCGGCCCCCTTCGGCAGAGAGCGGCCCGGCTGGGGAGATGCTTGAAGCCTGGCTCTTCCCC GGCGGGCCCTCTGGCCGCGACCATGTGGTGCTGACTGGCCCCGCGGGGCCAgctgaactctgggagctggtgtggGAGCATGGGGCCTGCGTGCTGGTCTCCTTGTGCCCACCGGACCCCCAGGAGAAG GAATTCTGGCCCACGGAGACGCAGCCGGTCGTCACAGACACGGTGACCGTGCGCTGGGTGGCGGATGGCAGTGCTGCAGGCTGGCCCTGCACCTTCCTTCACGTCACACAC AAGGCGAGCGGGAAGGAGAGGCCGGTGCAGCGGCTGCAGTTTCCATGCGGGGAGCCGGGCCAGGTGCTCCCCCCCGAGACCCTGCTGCCCTTCCTGGCCGCCGTGGGCCGGTGCTGCCCCTGGGACACTGAGCAGCCAGGCACGCTGCTCAGCCACTGCAGGTGCCGCTGGACGGGGCCCCGGGGAGCGGGCGGAGCACACATGGCCTCCTGGCTCGGGGCAAGGGCCAGACGACATGGCCCCCTCCTCGCTCTGTCCCGACACCCTCTGGGAACCTGTGCCCCTCAGCCTAGGCCCAGGCTGGCGGTGGCTCTCCTGGGTGTCCTTCCCTGGCCCCCCAGCCCCCCGGCCCAGGCCCCAGGTGCTCCTCCAACTTGA